Genomic window (Drosophila sulfurigaster albostrigata strain 15112-1811.04 chromosome 2R, ASM2355843v2, whole genome shotgun sequence):
gcatttgtatatttgtgttgcagtgcagcaaataaaaagaaaacgtaattccaaaaataaagtGTAAAGAAATTAAGTAGAGGGTTCTACTCACTGCACTCGCAGTCGTCAACGGGCCAACAACATAAAAAGTAGTGGGCCCAACAATAATTCGAAGCCACACAAGGAAAATATTGAAGACGACGTTGATAGTTTTGTGTTgtgcatttgttgctgttgtcgttgctgtgactgttgctgctgttgcagctgtgaTTAGTTGGCATGTCCTACTTTATGCACAGCGCCAGCAGCGATTTAGTTAATCTCAATGTGGGCGGTCAACGGTAAGTTTTTGAAGAGTGCAtttgaactttatttttttgttgatgacGCATAAAGTGAGACAAAGACTGATAATCCCCCCTTCCCCTACCCCCGTGCGGTTGCAGCTTCTCAACTTCCAGACAAACGCTTACGTGGATACCGGACACATTCTTTACAGCGCTGCTGAGCGGTCGCATCTCAAGTCTGCGTGATGAACACAATGCCATCTTCATTGATCGCGATCCGACGCTCTTTTCCATAATTCTCAACTACTTGCGCACTAAGGACATCGACATCAAGCATTGTGAAATACGCGCGCTGCGTCATGAGGCGGAATATTATGGCATTACTCCGTTGACTAAACGTTTGGCGCTCTGCGAGGATCTTAATCATTCCTCATGCGGCGATGTTTTGTTCTATGGCTTCCTGGCAGCGCCTGCTATGCCGCCCAATgatgcactgcagcagcaacaacagcagcaggaagcTGCCATGGAATCACGTCCTGGTTCCATGGTGCGCGTGCCCGAAACATCGTCCGCCTCGGCATCGCGGCATTCATCAACACATTCGCGCAACTCGTCGTGGGATTTGCGCTGCGGTCGCGCCAACAACTCAAGTGGCGCCTCCAGCTCCAATACCGGAGGCTGGAATGCCAACGGCGGAGCCAGCCATTCACGCAATGCTTCACTCGATTTTATGCGTCATTCACGCAACTCCAGCGCGGATCTAAACAAAGCTATACGCAATGAAGTGGGACTTGTCTTTAGTCCCACTCAGAGCTCCAACTGGACGCCACCATTGCGAGTGCAACTCATTAAAGCACATCAGAATTGGATTGCTGTGGCGTATGCGCATTTTGTGACCTGTTATCGTGTCAAGGATTCCAATGGCTGGCAACAAGTGTTCACCTCACCGCACATCGATGCGGCCATCGAACGCATTGCCATCAACTCGAAGGTGAACACATCGACAGCTGAGCCGTTGCCCAGCAAAATGATTGCCATCTCCTATGGCAGCCAGATACGATTGTGGAGCATTCAAGAAGGCGGCAACAAGACGGACATTGGCACCTTTAATCTGCATGTGCGTGTAGAGTATTTATTCTTCATCGGCAGCCAGCTGGTGGCGTTGTCCTCCTCGGGCAAGATTGGCGTCTGGCACGCCATGACACAACACTGGCAAATCCAGGATTTGGTGCCCGTTTTATCCTTTGATTCGGCGGGTTCGTTTTTGCTGCTGGGTTGCAACAATGGCTCGATTTACTACATTGATATGCAAAAGTTTCCATTGCGCATGAAAGACAACGATTTGCTGGTCACCGAACTGTACAAGGATGCCAACATGGATCCCATAACAGCCATCTCTGTGTATCTAACACCCAAGACATCGAGTATTAGTGGTAATTGGATTGAGATTGCTTATGGCACCAAGTCGGGTGCAGTGCGCATAATAGTGCAACATCCGGAGACGGCAGGACACGGGCCACATCTCTTCGAGACTTTCTTTGTGCATCAGAGTCCCATTACAAAGGTAAACCCTAGTCAAACCTTTATTTTAATGCACTTACTTTCAACCCAAACCATTTGTTTGCAGGTCATGTTATCCGAGAAGTATTTGGTCTCCGTTTGCAGTGAGTATCATCACGTGCGCACCTGGAGTTTGACACGTTTCCGCGGCATGTTGTCAACGCAACCGGGTTCCACACCGGAGGCCAGCTTCAAGATCGTTTCCCTGGAAGCCACCGACAGCAATTACAGCTATGCGGCTGGCAATGATTTCGGTCCCTATGGCGACTATGATGACATGATCTTTGTGCAGAAAGTTGTGCCCGAAACGAATCAACTCTACGTGCGTTTGGCTTCGAATGGCGATCGTGTTTGTGTTGTGCGCTCCGTGGATGGCTCCACAATCTCGGCATTCTGTGTGCACGAATGCGAAGTCTCCTCAAGGATGGGCTCGAGATTTATATTAACCGGACATTGTAATGGGGCGATACAGATGTGGGATTTGACAACGGCGCTGGCGCTGGCGGCCAAGGATGAGCCGCAGCAGAAAACCTCGGGCGGACCCGACACCAACGAGCTTCTCCGCCTACTTGACCAGTGTGAAATCAGCAATTCATCATGCTCAACACCTTGTATGTCGCCGTGTCTCTCGTCTCTTATGGGGGGGGAGGAGCCAACGGCGGCGGCATGGCCATCCATAATCCCATTGCCCGAATGAAAGCCAGCAACATAGCGCTGCTCAATCGTGaatcacaacagcagcagcaaccattgCAAGCGCAACCACCCCCAGCAGCACAGTTGCCGCAGGTGGCACAGGCAGCAATGCCTGTTGTTGTcatgccacaacaacagcagcagcaacaagtgcAACCTGCTGTGGCAGCATTGGCAGCTGGTGTGGCAGCGCAACCGGGCGAGAATGAATGAAACGTGGAAGCGGCGTTTTCGGCGCTTGTCGGGCGCGTTTCATCTTTTACACTGCAGCGTTGCAGCTTGATCTTTGATTATCAATTCATATTCCTGCAGTTTGTGCTCTGCGCCATCATCTACATTTGTGTAATGCGCTCACGTGCCTCCTCCgcctccgtctccgtctctgccTCCTCGTCATTAAGTGCTGCTGCGGCGGTGGAGGCGACACACAAAGCGGGAGACGATGCGCAACAGGGAGATGATGGTTGACTTTTTTAAACTGACTGCATCCGGCAGCCGGCATTTACAcgtaaaatgaaataatctcccattatacatatatactacattatactattaatattattattattattgtgctcGATGTGGTTgcgaaatgcaatttgatGCGCGTCATGTTATTAtcatgtctgtgtgtgctaTTGTAAGACCTGACCCGtaaaaaagtataaagtaaACCGTAAACATAATCGTAATTGTAATTCATAAAATCGTAATGAGTAATGAGTAATGCGTAATCTGTaaaggcaacaaaaactaaataaaatacgtATGCAAACATTGTGAAAGTCatcaataatttattcaactcGGTAGCTTAAGTGTAAttcttttgtttctgttgctcGAATACTTGCaagttaaaagtttaaaaaaaaaaacgaagcagCACAAAATGccaacatataaaaatatatatatatattatgtatatgtattttataatctaCAACTTCCTTCGTTCTTGCTGCGAATCTAATCAATTTTcaagaataaaacaaatctCTTATTTAAACTGCGCGCTTTGTTCGTgccatttttaaattgaactaAATTAGGACGCACACTGGGCAAAACTCtttgtggtttttgttgttttcgtgtAGATATAgatagtatttataaatatatttatatgggtGGTGTCAAGCGTTGCGCTATCGCTTTAAATACATAAGTGTTAGGGAAGGGAAGCAAAGTTAATTATCGAAGTAAACATACAAATACTTTGTACATGGagtttttctttgctttcctTAAACATTTTCTTGTGTTGTCTGATGTTGTTATCTATTACTTAGTCTAGCAACTAGCTAAAGAGTCTAAAGAGCAAAAACGATATGAAGCATGAGAgagttgtttgtgtgttgttgttgtgtgcaaAAGGTCTATGAACTGCGTCGAGTGCTGTGCATTCCAATTTATGATATGTGCATAAAAATTgctaagcaaaataaaaacaaaaacaatttgtgtgGCTGCTTCCtatgtttgtgttgctgttgttgttgttgttgtgttgcaaACGAGATCCAGCTCTTCTCTTAAGTGCTACACTTGAAAGTAATCATCCACCAGCAACTGATCGCTGGGCGTGCTCAACTCTGGACTCAACGGGCTGCTCGCCTGGGTATTGTTATCCGACTCCAGACGCTCATAGGcatgactgctgctgctgttggtgttgctgctgttgttgctgctgctattgttgctgctgttgttagccgtagttgttgctgtcgtcgttgttgccgtGGCATTCAGATAGCATACCGACTCGTAATTGGGATCCGTTTCACTGCCCGTGCCCGTCAACGATTCGTATTGCGATGAAACCGGCGTTGAGCTCACATTGCTGGTGGTGCTTGTGGTCACCGTAATCATCGACAAACTCGTGACCATCGATGAGGAATTGATTGAACTGGGCGATGCCAACGTTGCCGCATTCTCTGCAATGCGCGCATAATGATCCGTTTCACTCGCTGCTTTTGTCTCCAATATGCTGGCATAATTATGATTGGCATCGGCACCCGGTATCGTGCTATAGCCACCGCTGCTGTCGACAGCATCGCCGCCACCAGGTGGTCGCTTCTTCTCCAGCACTTTGGCGTAGCCATCGTCGGAGTGGGCGCGACTCTTAAGCACCTCGTAGTTGGGATCGTAGTCGGACTTTTtggcatcatcatcgttgttgtGGGGCGTTGCATGCAGTTGCTCATAGCCAGGAtcgttgttggtgttgctagtcttactgctgctgctgttgttgttgttgtttggggGCTGACACGGTGGGCAGTTAATAGTCTCATAGTGCTTTGTGCTGCTGGTGCTGGGCGTAATGGAAGTCAATtggacgctgctgctgccgctgctaatgctgctgctgggatTGTGAAGCGTCTGACTTGAAGCGGCTAAACGGGAATAGGAAAATCGATTAGTTGTTGTTTAAAGCAAGCATTTTGAAgctaattttaaatcatattaaacacagttgtgtacaaaatattaaaagtaaaggAATATCTTAAAAGAAGTCATTCATAAAgttggaaaaataaaatataaatacatttaaaaaggaaacacagataaacttaatttttgtttgaagaaaccattttaaaagaatatttgaataaataaaatatgtagaaGAATAAACTGCAACTtacgaagaaaataaatttgcaatgcaaagaATAATAGTTCACTTggttaaataagtaaataaaaacattaactTTCTTTGGAGTTAATActaaaaaaggaaacaaatcGAGCTATGAAGAAATccaaattatttcatttaaatagaatttataatCTCAATAAATTTAGAAGAAttgcaacaatggcaacagaGAAAACTTGAAGTATGACGAtttaagcaaacaataaaatatgttgaCAATTatcatattcaataaattgttgtaaacTGGTTTGAGCTGATATGTCAAATTGATTCTTGCCTGATTTTAcaataagtttttaataaattaataagttacgcaacaaaaattgcattcaacTTATATTAAACTGACTTTTGGCATTAAAAACTCAGTTAtaagtataatttttatgacTAATTAAAAAAGGCGCAGCAGTAAATTGTGtgaaaacgaaataaaaatcagCTAACAAAAGCgcacatttaatttgcatactAACCAGACAAAAACTGACGAAATTGTCGCGTTAATTTCATTGTCGCGTTAATTTCTCATTTGGGCAAATCAACTAAATGATTTTTTTGGGAGGAATTTGAGTGAAATATAGTTGTGGAAAGCAAGACAcaaagcagagagagaggagacaGATAgattggtttggtttggttacACACTGGGAGACAAAGAAGCTAAACTCAATTGATTTCTAGATGGTTACCTGCTTCCTGTTGTCGCTCCTTTTGCAGCATATTGGCGGCATAACAATCCGATTTGCGATTCTCATGTGGCAGCTGATGATGTTGGTGATGCTGGGCCAGATTCTGACCATCGGCTGGTATCGTTTCATAGCCATGATCCTTGGCCGTATAACTGTTGCTGCGCACCCGACTTTTGTCGCCCGCTGAAGAGGAAGTTAACAACGCCGCCGCCGCGCTGTCCAAGGGACTAACGCCAAGCGCCTCCGGCTGATGCGAGGAGAATTTGTGCTTTTTCATCAcctaaaaataattgaatattaaacgGAATCCATTTCGATCTAAAGCATTAACTTACCTTGGCATACATGCCTTCGATGTTGCGGCTGCCCTCCACATCCTTGGAGGGACTGAGACTCTTGCTGTGCTTGCGCTGCGGCGATGCATCGCTTGCTTCATTGGCATCATTTGAGCTGCCATCGCCGCCAGCTTCAATTACCGATATCACTGAACTGCGACCCGATGTTAAATTGCTGCTACTTGCTGCAGAATGCAAATGATGTTGTCCCGATTGACTGAGACTTGCTTTTGGTGTCGGCGGCAGCGGTGAGTTGGCCTGACGTTTCTCTGGCTTCGGTGAGCCAAGATTGCACACGGAAGAGGATGAGGACGCTTGTCGCGAATGCATTTGTGCGCGTAAACTGTCCACATGCGGAGGCACTGGACCCGCATGCtccatgctgctgctgctcatccGATGCGTTGATGCATTGCCAGCGCTGTGATTCAACGTTGACAACTGTTGTCCACTGCTTGACAACGATGTATTATTGCCCGCTGacaagttgctgctgttgttgatctCAACGGCGACCACAATGGGATTCAATTGCATCGGCTGGATTTGTGCGTAGGTCTCGGAGCCGCTGGTATATATATCGGTGGCATTTGGAATGTGACGATTGTTGGGATCCTCAATGGCCGCATAGGTTTCATCTGCAAGTAGTTTAAAGTGAGTAAAAAAGGCAAGCTTGGTGTCGGAACTGACTAGGAATATATGAAAGTACTCTATGGAGTTAGAGCCGCTTTCTTCTGCCTTTCTTCTAAGTTTGCTCAAACTTACCCGAATCATCAGAGACTGTAGCATAATGAGAATCGTTGACATCGCGCGTTGAAGTTGCATTTCTGGCCGTCAGTTTGCTCGCTGGCTGCTGTGCCAATATATTCGCCAAAGGTTCGCGCACGCTGATGCTTGTATAACCCTCTGTGGATGACAAATAAGTTAGTTACAATATTATAAGTTACAATATTAAGACTTTTCACTGCACACACTTACTGGACGAATCCTGCGAGTCGCCGCTAAAATGCTGGTTAGCTATCGGTGGCGTCATATAAGGCAGATCCTGGCTGGCCGAAATCATGCCTGCTATAGCCGAGGCAGCTGGAATCTCCACCTGTGGCGTCGCATCATCATTCAAATGCTGCGTGGAACCCGCACTCAATTGTGACCCGCGTTGCACTGAATCGGTGCCGTGCTCTTGAGTGCTggaagttgctgctgttgctgcggtggCTGCCACAGCCGCAGCTGCTGCGCTGGAAGTGGACGGTGCATTGAGTTGCGCATAAGGATGCTCGGTGGCACGCACTTTGGCATAATCATGCGGTATGCCTTTAACACGTGAATACGGTGAGCTAACATCGTCCGCCTGACTGATCGAACTATGCTGCGAGACGCTCGTCTGTTTCTTCAGACTGGGTTGAGCTGAAAGTAAAGAATCGGGTTTAAAAGCTGCCTCTAAGCAAGGAATACCTTCAAGCTACTCACGACTCTGATTATGCGCATTGGCCAGCTGTTTATCGGCCACTGTTTCGTACAGTTCCGAGCCATTATCCTGCTGCTCCGCCACTGGAATGTCCGGCAAACTGCGATGCGCTGCCGTGCTGGAACTGCAAGAAGAAATTccattaatatacatacatagctaTGCGGGttgctttatatatattgcttATGgcatgaaatttgttttatcgtGGAGGGAAGTCGTATGAACTCATGAATCATACTTTGctcaaaagttaaaatacaGTTTTCTACGCACCGTTTCTCGGAGTCTGCATTTGACACCGTGGAAGCATTGAGCTCCGCTTGTGATTCGCTGTTGTGCACCAAACTATTGCTGGTTGCCACAGCTGTTGCAGACGCCGCTGTTGCACCATTGTGGCCGCTGTTGAGCACAATGATTTCGTCGGGATTCTTCAGCTTGACCATGCCCTCGAGACCCAGCAAATCATTTCTGCAAAATGCATAGAAATTAGTTAAAGTTTTATGCTTCTTTTGGCGCGAGTGCAACGATGTGGAAACTTTCACTACGCCCCACTGGGGCAGAAAGCGGTCTATGTGCTGTGT
Coding sequences:
- the LOC133837039 gene encoding LOW QUALITY PROTEIN: BTB/POZ domain-containing protein KCTD3 (The sequence of the model RefSeq protein was modified relative to this genomic sequence to represent the inferred CDS: deleted 2 bases in 1 codon; substituted 1 base at 1 genomic stop codon), coding for MSYFMHSASSDLVNLNVGGQRFSTSRQTLTWIPDTFFTALLSGRISSLRDEHNAIFIDRDPTLFSIILNYLRTKDIDIKHCEIRALRHEAEYYGITPLTKRLALCEDLNHSSCGDVLFYGFLAAPAMPPNDALQQQQQQQEAAMESRPGSMVRVPETSSASASRHSSTHSRNSSWDLRCGRANNSSGASSSNTGGWNANGGASHSRNASLDFMRHSRNSSADLNKAIRNEVGLVFSPTQSSNWTPPLRVQLIKAHQNWIAVAYAHFVTCYRVKDSNGWQQVFTSPHIDAAIERIAINSKVNTSTAEPLPSKMIAISYGSQIRLWSIQEGGNKTDIGTFNLHVRVEYLFFIGSQLVALSSSGKIGVWHAMTQHWQIQDLVPVLSFDSAGSFLLLGCNNGSIYYIDMQKFPLRMKDNDLLVTELYKDANMDPITAISVYLTPKTSSISGNWIEIAYGTKSGAVRIIVQHPETAGHGPHLFETFFVHQSPITKVMLSEKYLVSVCSEYHHVRTWSLTRFRGMLSTQPGSTPEASFKIVSLEATDSNYSYAAGNDFGPYGDYDDMIFVQKVVPETNQLYVRLASNGDRVCVVRSVDGSTISAFCVHECEVSSRMGSRFILTGHCNGAIQMWDLTTALALAAKDEPQQKTSGGPDTNELLRLLDQCEISNSSCSTPCMSPCLSSLGGGGANGGGMAIHNPIARMKASNIALLNRESQQQQQPLQAQPPPAAQLPQVAQAAMPVVVMPQQQQQQQVQPAVAALAAGVAAQPGENEXNVEAAFSALVGRVSSFTLQRCSLIFDYQFIFLQFVLCAIIYICVMRSRASSASVSVSASSSLSAAAAVEATHKAGDDAQQGDDG
- the LOC133837037 gene encoding uncharacterized protein LOC133837037 codes for the protein MVETPKFGNLEAYTYLLVTLNLTLTLIVMFFNCLCCKKSIPKNDLLGLEGMVKLKNPDEIIVLNSGHNGATAASATAVATSNSLVHNSESQAELNASTVSNADSEKRSSTAAHRSLPDIPVAEQQDNGSELYETVADKQLANAHNQSPQPSLKKQTSVSQHSSISQADDVSSPYSRVKGIPHDYAKVRATEHPYAQLNAPSTSSAAAAAVAATAATAATSSTQEHGTDSVQRGSQLSAGSTQHLNDDATPQVEIPAASAIAGMISASQDLPYMTPPIANQHFSGDSQDSSKGYTSISVREPLANILAQQPASKLTARNATSTRDVNDSHYATVSDDSDETYAAIEDPNNRHIPNATDIYTSGSETYAQIQPMQLNPIVVAVEINNSSNLSAGNNTSLSSSGQQLSTLNHSAGNASTHRMSSSSMEHAGPVPPHVDSLRAQMHSRQASSSSSVCNLGSPKPEKRQANSPLPPTPKASLSQSGQHHLHSAASSSNLTSGRSSVISVIEAGGDGSSNDANEASDASPQRKHSKSLSPSKDVEGSRNIEGMYAKVMKKHKFSSHQPEALGVSPLDSAAAALLTSSSAGDKSRVRSNSYTAKDHGYETIPADGQNLAQHHQHHQLPHENRKSDCYAANMLQKERQQEAAASSQTLHNPSSSISSGSSSVQLTSITPSTSSTKHYETINCPPCQPPNNNNNSSSSKTSNTNNDPGYEQLHATPHNNDDDAKKSDYDPNYEVLKSRAHSDDGYAKVLEKKRPPGGGDAVDSSGGYSTIPGADANHNYASILETKAASETDHYARIAENAATLASPSSINSSSMVTSLSMITVTTSTTSNVSSTPVSSQYESLTGTGSETDPNYESVCYLNATATTTTATTTANNSSNNSSSNNSSNTNSSSSHAYERLESDNNTQASSPLSPELSTPSDQLLVDDYFQV